The following coding sequences are from one Canis lupus dingo isolate Sandy chromosome 21, ASM325472v2, whole genome shotgun sequence window:
- the ZNF215 gene encoding zinc finger protein 215 isoform X3 — protein MEQEIPSTSVFDRGVISENQDSVPMQKISGKVSSPGVIMTRLTKSGSPSLDAWVSDDWLYRKQEHWDINLSEAFVHKTVCSEVGNFESRENKKSLDVKSVNSILGIQQGIPIRKGSSKCDKFKTNFKFNIDSGKQYSKYDECGNALSLGIGVQYPEGHTLVHSYECYQCGRAFSRSSSLIRHQIIHTGEKPYKCSECGRLFNRRTNLTKHQKIHTEAKVCEGNTCRKAVSESEDSNKNSRLQSGDNPYECISCGKSFSRSSSLIRHQMIHTGEKPFKCQECEKTFNRNSNLKKHQKIHTQEKSSNRKQQRITYLHQ, from the coding sequence acAGAGGGGTAATTTCAGAAAACCAAGATTCAGTTCCAATGcagaaaatttctggaaaagtTTCATCTCCTGGCGTGATTATGACAAGACTGACCAAAAGTGGATCCCCTTCTTTAGATGCTTGGGTGAGCGATGATTGGCTATATAGGAAACAAGAACACTGGGACATAAATTTGTCAGAAGCTTTTGTTCATAAGACAGTCTGCTCTGAGGTGGGAAACTTTGAAAGtagagagaataagaaaagctTAGATGTTAAGTCAGTTAATTCAATTTTGGGTATACAACAAGGAATTCCTATAAGAAAGGGGTCCTCAAAATGTGATAAGTTTAAAACTAACTTCAAGTTTAATATAGACTCAGGTAagcaatattcaaaatatgatGAATGTGGGAATGCCTTGAGCCTGGGTATAGGTGTTCAGTACCCAGAAGGTCATACCTTAGTGCATTCCTATGAATGCTATCAATGTGGAAGAGCCTTCAGCCGGAGTTCATCTCTCATTCGACATCAGATcattcacacaggagagaaaccttataaatgcagtgaatgtgggagaTTGTTCAACAGACGTACAAACCTTACTAAGCATCAAAAAATTCATACTGAAGCAAAGGTCTGTGAAGGCAATACCTGTAGAAAAGCTGTCAGTGAGAGTGAAGACAGTAATAAAAATTCAAGACTTCAGTCTGGAGATAATCCCTATGAATGTATTAGCTGTGGAAAATCCTTCAGCCGAAGCTCATCCCTTATTCGACATCAAATGattcatacaggagagaaaccatTCAAATGTCAGGAATGTGAGAAAACCTTCAACAGGAATTCAAACcttaaaaaacaccaaaaaattcATACTCAAGAGAAGTCCTCTAACAGGAAGCAACAAAGGATTACTTACTTACATCAATGA
- the ZNF214 gene encoding zinc finger protein 214 isoform X2: MAVTFEDVTVIFTWEEWKFLDSSQKKLYREVMWENYTNVMSVGNWKESYKFQEEKFRYLEHENLPWWQGWRNASTQIYENRNYVETVQGINSKDLKQQDLSHHQEWLILSTQVPGYGNYELTFEDKSARNLKYTKLIPWQSLETKHNPQDYAREIYMNESHGFQGSRCHFDISRKNLSVEKEQKLIVQHSYVPTVEALPEYTGELCQHDLLKNSMEEEYCRCNICKEIYYWNSQCVLHKRNQLGEKFYQCSISTACFSPRSDLSRHPRIHIGKKLYGCDQVDDNFTQSLGVRFHQRVCPGEVSYICHVCGNSFSQISSLHNHQRIHTEEKLYKFECHKDLSRNSLLHIHQRLHIGEKPFKCDQCGKSFSRSSVLHVHQRVHTGEKPYKCDECGKGFSQSSNLRIHQLVHTGEKSYKCDDCGKGFTQRSNLQIHQRVHTGEKPYKCDDCGKDFSHSSDLRIHQRVHTGEKPYTCHECGKGFSKSSKLHTHQRVHTGEKPYKCEQCGKGFSQRSHLLIHQRVHTGEKPYKCEDCGKGFSHSSNLHIHQRVHTGEKPYQCTKCGKGFSHSSALRIHQRVHTGEKPHKCHEYYKGFDHSSHIHNNHPRETL, encoded by the exons ATGGCAGTAACATTTGAAGATGTGACTGTTATTTTTACTTGGGAGGAGTGGAAGTTCCTGGATTCTTCTCAAAAAAAGCTCTACAGAGAGGTCATGTGGGAGAACTACACAAATGTCATGTCAGTAG GAAACTGGAAAGAGAGCTACaaattccaagaagaaaaattcagataTTTAGAACATGAAAATCTTCCCTGGTGGCAAGGCTGGAGGAATGCCAGCACTCAGATATATGAGAATAGAAACTATGTGGAAACTGTCCAAGGAATAAATTCCAAAGACCTAAAGCAACAAGACCTTTCCCACCATCAAGAATGGTTAATACTCTCCACACAAGTACCAGGGTATGGGAACTATGAACTGACTTTTGAAGACAAAAGTGCCAGGaacttaaaatatacaaagctTATACCTTGGCAGTCCTTAGAAACAAAACATAACCCTCAAGACTATGCTAGAGAAATCTACATGAATGAATCACATGGTTTTCAAGGAAGCAGATGCCATTTTGACATATCTAGGAAAAATCTCTCTGTGGAAAAAGAACAGAAGCTCATAGTTCAGCATTCTTATGTCCCAACAGTGGAAGCCCTTCCGGAGTACACTGGGGAGCTATGTCAACATGACCTACTGAAAAACTCTATGGAAGAGGAATACTGTAgatgtaatatatgtaaagaaatttattattggAATTCACAGTGTGTTCTCCACAAAAGAAATCAACTTGGAGAAAAGTTCTATCAATGCTCTATCAGCACAGCATGTTTCTCTCCAAGATCAGATCTATCCAGACATCCAAGAATTCACATAGGAAAGAAGCTGTATGGATGTGATCAAGTTGATGATAACTTCACTCAGAGCTTAGGTGTTCGATTTCATCAGAGAGTCTGCCCAGGGGAGGTTTCTTATATATGCCACGTGTGTGGTAACAGCTTCAGTCAGATCTCTAGTCTTCACAATCATCAAAGAATCCATACAGAAGAGAAACTTTATAAATTTGAATGTCATAAGGACCTCAGTCGAAATTCTTTACTCCATATTCACCAGAGACTTCACATAGGAGAGAAGCCTTTTAAATGTGATCAGTGTGGTAAGAGTTTTAGTCGGAGTTCAGTACTTCATGTTCATCAGAGAgtccacacaggagagaaaccatataaGTGTGATGAATGTGGTAAGGGCTTCAGTCAGAGTTCAAATCTTCGAATTCATCAGTTAGTCCACACAGGAGAGAAGTCCTATAAATGTGATGACTGTGGTAAGGGCTTTACCCAGCGCTCAAATCTCCAGATTCATCAGAGAGTACATACAGGAGAGAAGCCTTATAAATGTGATGACTGTGGGAAGGACTTTAGTCACAGCTCTGATCTTCGTATTCATCAGAGGGTCCATACTGGGGAGAAACCCTATACTTGTCATGAATGTGGGAAGGGCTTCAGCAAGAGTTCGAAGCTTCACACTCATCAAAGAgtccatactggagagaaaccctataaatgtgaACAGTGTGGTAAGGGATTCAGTCAGCGTTCGCACCTTCTCATTCATCAGAGAGTTCACACAGGAGAAAAACCCTATAAATGTGAGGACTGTGGAAAGGGCTTTAGTCACAGCTCTAATCTTCACATTCATCAGAGGgtccacacaggagagaagcctTATCAATGCACTAAGTGTGGTAAGGGTTTCAGTCATAGCTCGGCTCTTCGAATTCATCAGAGAGTCCACACAGGAGAAAAACCTCATAAATGCCATGAGTATTATAAGGGATTTGATCACAGTTCACATATTCACAATAATCACCCACGAGAAACCTTATAA
- the ZNF214 gene encoding zinc finger protein 214 isoform X1 produces MPPFYSSDFSKLYPSPKEEHKRGRNVHYFPHSLIPDLFFLENLIFDQMAVTFEDVTVIFTWEEWKFLDSSQKKLYREVMWENYTNVMSVGNWKESYKFQEEKFRYLEHENLPWWQGWRNASTQIYENRNYVETVQGINSKDLKQQDLSHHQEWLILSTQVPGYGNYELTFEDKSARNLKYTKLIPWQSLETKHNPQDYAREIYMNESHGFQGSRCHFDISRKNLSVEKEQKLIVQHSYVPTVEALPEYTGELCQHDLLKNSMEEEYCRCNICKEIYYWNSQCVLHKRNQLGEKFYQCSISTACFSPRSDLSRHPRIHIGKKLYGCDQVDDNFTQSLGVRFHQRVCPGEVSYICHVCGNSFSQISSLHNHQRIHTEEKLYKFECHKDLSRNSLLHIHQRLHIGEKPFKCDQCGKSFSRSSVLHVHQRVHTGEKPYKCDECGKGFSQSSNLRIHQLVHTGEKSYKCDDCGKGFTQRSNLQIHQRVHTGEKPYKCDDCGKDFSHSSDLRIHQRVHTGEKPYTCHECGKGFSKSSKLHTHQRVHTGEKPYKCEQCGKGFSQRSHLLIHQRVHTGEKPYKCEDCGKGFSHSSNLHIHQRVHTGEKPYQCTKCGKGFSHSSALRIHQRVHTGEKPHKCHEYYKGFDHSSHIHNNHPRETL; encoded by the exons atgcccccattttacag CTCAGATTTCTCAAAACTCTACCCTTCCCCAAAAGAGGAgcataaaagaggaaggaatgttCACTATTTTCCTCATAGTTTGATCCCAG ATCTCTTCTTCCTGGAAAACCTGATCTTTGACCAGATGGCAGTAACATTTGAAGATGTGACTGTTATTTTTACTTGGGAGGAGTGGAAGTTCCTGGATTCTTCTCAAAAAAAGCTCTACAGAGAGGTCATGTGGGAGAACTACACAAATGTCATGTCAGTAG GAAACTGGAAAGAGAGCTACaaattccaagaagaaaaattcagataTTTAGAACATGAAAATCTTCCCTGGTGGCAAGGCTGGAGGAATGCCAGCACTCAGATATATGAGAATAGAAACTATGTGGAAACTGTCCAAGGAATAAATTCCAAAGACCTAAAGCAACAAGACCTTTCCCACCATCAAGAATGGTTAATACTCTCCACACAAGTACCAGGGTATGGGAACTATGAACTGACTTTTGAAGACAAAAGTGCCAGGaacttaaaatatacaaagctTATACCTTGGCAGTCCTTAGAAACAAAACATAACCCTCAAGACTATGCTAGAGAAATCTACATGAATGAATCACATGGTTTTCAAGGAAGCAGATGCCATTTTGACATATCTAGGAAAAATCTCTCTGTGGAAAAAGAACAGAAGCTCATAGTTCAGCATTCTTATGTCCCAACAGTGGAAGCCCTTCCGGAGTACACTGGGGAGCTATGTCAACATGACCTACTGAAAAACTCTATGGAAGAGGAATACTGTAgatgtaatatatgtaaagaaatttattattggAATTCACAGTGTGTTCTCCACAAAAGAAATCAACTTGGAGAAAAGTTCTATCAATGCTCTATCAGCACAGCATGTTTCTCTCCAAGATCAGATCTATCCAGACATCCAAGAATTCACATAGGAAAGAAGCTGTATGGATGTGATCAAGTTGATGATAACTTCACTCAGAGCTTAGGTGTTCGATTTCATCAGAGAGTCTGCCCAGGGGAGGTTTCTTATATATGCCACGTGTGTGGTAACAGCTTCAGTCAGATCTCTAGTCTTCACAATCATCAAAGAATCCATACAGAAGAGAAACTTTATAAATTTGAATGTCATAAGGACCTCAGTCGAAATTCTTTACTCCATATTCACCAGAGACTTCACATAGGAGAGAAGCCTTTTAAATGTGATCAGTGTGGTAAGAGTTTTAGTCGGAGTTCAGTACTTCATGTTCATCAGAGAgtccacacaggagagaaaccatataaGTGTGATGAATGTGGTAAGGGCTTCAGTCAGAGTTCAAATCTTCGAATTCATCAGTTAGTCCACACAGGAGAGAAGTCCTATAAATGTGATGACTGTGGTAAGGGCTTTACCCAGCGCTCAAATCTCCAGATTCATCAGAGAGTACATACAGGAGAGAAGCCTTATAAATGTGATGACTGTGGGAAGGACTTTAGTCACAGCTCTGATCTTCGTATTCATCAGAGGGTCCATACTGGGGAGAAACCCTATACTTGTCATGAATGTGGGAAGGGCTTCAGCAAGAGTTCGAAGCTTCACACTCATCAAAGAgtccatactggagagaaaccctataaatgtgaACAGTGTGGTAAGGGATTCAGTCAGCGTTCGCACCTTCTCATTCATCAGAGAGTTCACACAGGAGAAAAACCCTATAAATGTGAGGACTGTGGAAAGGGCTTTAGTCACAGCTCTAATCTTCACATTCATCAGAGGgtccacacaggagagaagcctTATCAATGCACTAAGTGTGGTAAGGGTTTCAGTCATAGCTCGGCTCTTCGAATTCATCAGAGAGTCCACACAGGAGAAAAACCTCATAAATGCCATGAGTATTATAAGGGATTTGATCACAGTTCACATATTCACAATAATCACCCACGAGAAACCTTATAA
- the ZNF215 gene encoding zinc finger protein 215 isoform X4, with product MQKISGKVSSPGVIMTRLTKSGSPSLDAWVSDDWLYRKQEHWDINLSEAFVHKTVCSEVGNFESRENKKSLDVKSVNSILGIQQGIPIRKGSSKCDKFKTNFKFNIDSGKQYSKYDECGNALSLGIGVQYPEGHTLVHSYECYQCGRAFSRSSSLIRHQIIHTGEKPYKCSECGRLFNRRTNLTKHQKIHTEAKVCEGNTCRKAVSESEDSNKNSRLQSGDNPYECISCGKSFSRSSSLIRHQMIHTGEKPFKCQECEKTFNRNSNLKKHQKIHTQEKSSNRKQQRITYLHQ from the coding sequence ATGcagaaaatttctggaaaagtTTCATCTCCTGGCGTGATTATGACAAGACTGACCAAAAGTGGATCCCCTTCTTTAGATGCTTGGGTGAGCGATGATTGGCTATATAGGAAACAAGAACACTGGGACATAAATTTGTCAGAAGCTTTTGTTCATAAGACAGTCTGCTCTGAGGTGGGAAACTTTGAAAGtagagagaataagaaaagctTAGATGTTAAGTCAGTTAATTCAATTTTGGGTATACAACAAGGAATTCCTATAAGAAAGGGGTCCTCAAAATGTGATAAGTTTAAAACTAACTTCAAGTTTAATATAGACTCAGGTAagcaatattcaaaatatgatGAATGTGGGAATGCCTTGAGCCTGGGTATAGGTGTTCAGTACCCAGAAGGTCATACCTTAGTGCATTCCTATGAATGCTATCAATGTGGAAGAGCCTTCAGCCGGAGTTCATCTCTCATTCGACATCAGATcattcacacaggagagaaaccttataaatgcagtgaatgtgggagaTTGTTCAACAGACGTACAAACCTTACTAAGCATCAAAAAATTCATACTGAAGCAAAGGTCTGTGAAGGCAATACCTGTAGAAAAGCTGTCAGTGAGAGTGAAGACAGTAATAAAAATTCAAGACTTCAGTCTGGAGATAATCCCTATGAATGTATTAGCTGTGGAAAATCCTTCAGCCGAAGCTCATCCCTTATTCGACATCAAATGattcatacaggagagaaaccatTCAAATGTCAGGAATGTGAGAAAACCTTCAACAGGAATTCAAACcttaaaaaacaccaaaaaattcATACTCAAGAGAAGTCCTCTAACAGGAAGCAACAAAGGATTACTTACTTACATCAATGA